From the genome of Ignavibacteriales bacterium, one region includes:
- the aroB gene encoding 3-dehydroquinate synthase encodes MAKTIKVKLSNNSYPVLIGNDSLDKVIEVINKSPISKCLLIIDKNVLKHHSMLIRKTFALMNSKVFNCSFTANEKNKSLHQVENIYKHLNVNSFDRNSIIVAIGGGITGDVAGYAASTYMRGIKFIQIPTTLLSMVDSSIGGKTGVNFNQKKNLIGTFYQPEIVAIYPEFLKTLPKRELLSGAGEIFKYSFLADDKNYKSLKKSLQKLFLNQAFNIEKCILDCLNIKANVVENDETEKTGLRKILNLGHTFAHAFEVASNYKLKHGEAVIGGIYCALFLSESVGYLSTEKLKKTIDNFSFIKPTKKLLPLNSDLIIKSMSNDKKSLFGKINFVLIEDVGKIVVDVVTAKSFVTESIGQMKALI; translated from the coding sequence ATGGCAAAAACGATAAAAGTTAAATTGTCCAATAATAGTTATCCTGTACTTATTGGTAATGATTCTTTGGATAAAGTAATTGAAGTGATAAATAAATCACCAATTTCAAAGTGTTTGCTGATTATCGATAAGAATGTTTTAAAACATCATTCAATGCTTATCCGAAAAACTTTTGCCTTGATGAACAGTAAAGTTTTTAATTGTTCTTTCACAGCTAATGAAAAAAATAAAAGCTTACATCAAGTAGAAAATATATATAAACATTTAAATGTAAATTCCTTTGATAGAAATTCAATTATTGTTGCTATTGGGGGAGGAATTACTGGTGATGTTGCTGGTTATGCTGCAAGTACATACATGCGTGGAATTAAATTTATTCAAATTCCAACGACTTTGCTTTCAATGGTTGACAGCTCGATTGGTGGTAAAACAGGTGTTAATTTTAATCAAAAAAAAAACCTGATTGGTACTTTTTATCAACCTGAAATTGTAGCAATCTATCCGGAGTTCCTTAAAACTCTTCCCAAAAGAGAATTACTTTCCGGTGCAGGCGAAATATTTAAATACTCTTTTTTGGCAGATGATAAAAATTATAAATCATTAAAAAAAAGTTTACAAAAATTATTTTTGAATCAAGCATTCAATATTGAAAAATGCATTTTGGATTGCTTGAATATCAAAGCAAATGTGGTGGAAAATGATGAGACGGAAAAAACTGGATTACGTAAAATTTTAAATTTGGGACACACTTTTGCCCATGCTTTTGAGGTAGCGTCAAATTATAAATTAAAACATGGCGAGGCTGTTATTGGTGGAATTTATTGTGCTTTATTTCTTTCCGAAAGTGTAGGATATTTATCCACAGAAAAGTTGAAAAAAACTATTGATAATTTTTCGTTCATTAAACCAACAAAGAAATTACTGCCACTTAATTCTGATTTAATCATTAAATCTATGAGCAATGATAAAAAGAGTTTGTTTGGCAAAATCAATTTTGTTTTAATAGAAGATGTTGGCAAAATTGTCGTTGATGTGGTAACAGCAAAATCATTTGTTACTGAATCAATCGGACAAATGAAAGCGTTAATCTGA
- a CDS encoding shikimate kinase has product MNKKIVYLTGFMASGKSTIGPILANTLGWNFFDLDKLVEKKTGKSIKKIFENEGEEYFRNLETEILRKTTELENYIIALGGGTIASDINLKIIKSSGYLIYLESSLEETYKRLRFKRDRPALLFDGDEEPNKVEFLEKINSLLQNRIKYYNQADVKINTDNCMVGSTVDKISHIIKKDFYGKNDKS; this is encoded by the coding sequence ATGAATAAAAAAATAGTTTATCTAACCGGTTTTATGGCTTCAGGTAAAAGTACCATTGGGCCAATTCTTGCCAACACGCTTGGATGGAATTTTTTTGATCTGGATAAATTAGTAGAGAAAAAGACAGGAAAGTCAATTAAAAAAATTTTTGAAAATGAAGGAGAAGAGTATTTTAGAAACTTAGAAACAGAAATTCTTAGAAAAACAACTGAGTTGGAAAATTATATCATTGCTTTAGGTGGCGGAACAATTGCGAGTGACATAAATCTTAAGATAATTAAATCATCTGGATACTTAATATATCTGGAATCATCACTTGAAGAAACTTATAAAAGATTAAGATTTAAACGTGATAGGCCTGCTTTGCTTTTTGATGGGGACGAGGAACCAAACAAGGTTGAATTTTTAGAAAAAATAAATTCGCTCCTTCAAAATCGGATAAAATATTATAATCAGGCTGATGTTAAAATAAATACCGATAATTGCATGGTCGGAAGTACTGTTGACAAAATATCCCACATAATAAAAAAAGATTTTTATGGCAAAAACGATAAAAGTTAA
- a CDS encoding peptidylprolyl isomerase, translating into MAMMAKMRSLAPAFILTVGGLFVLFMVISDSNVLEALGGGRTNNIGVVNGENITYQEFQTALDQQIENQKRQTGKDLEEAQIDQIREQVWDAVVTQKLFAQLIKKYGITVPDQEIKDIILGNNPPDFLKQNFIDSLGNFNKQLYDQAIFDPQNKAALVQAEELVRQSRLTQKLQSMILASVTVGEDEVKRKFNEQNMKIEADYTLVDINLVKDADVKVTDEDLKAYYDKNINNYKVPPQRKLKFVMFSNVASAEDSQMVFNNLVNVKKTLASDTLGFTQLVGIYSEFPYSKDTVSVSTLTGEVVSAFKNASVGDVVGPFATPQGYSLFRYNGSVPTGEVYVKASHILINQFGSEEKNLEEANKLYNQLVAGANFSALAKEFSKDPGSAVKGGDLGYFGKGMMVKEFEDASFSGKVGEVQKPVKTNYGYHIIKVTDRSDRKYIVEKIINQVKQSASSRDRNFTAAGDFAFLAKKNDFESEAKLGNYNVQETPLFPEQSGSVPSIGANKRLVKFSFENSLNTVSDPFKVPSGYVVVKITEVDNEKFRPFEELKEQLKPAVIREKKFEKIKTIADNLYKKINGDLSKAYSIDTNFTVKQTGSFTPQGAIPNIGRDNSFLNTAMNSELNKVAEPVKGLRGYYLIKVTNRTPFDQALYSSQNTTLRSTMLQEKRSRFLNQWVTEIKETADIVDNRYMFFGQ; encoded by the coding sequence ATGGCTATGATGGCCAAAATGAGGAGTTTAGCTCCTGCTTTTATCCTAACAGTTGGCGGTTTATTCGTACTGTTTATGGTAATTTCTGATTCTAATGTTTTAGAAGCACTCGGCGGCGGTAGAACTAATAATATCGGTGTCGTTAATGGTGAAAATATCACTTACCAAGAATTTCAAACTGCTTTAGATCAGCAAATCGAAAATCAAAAAAGACAAACTGGTAAAGATCTTGAAGAAGCTCAAATTGATCAGATTAGAGAGCAAGTTTGGGACGCGGTTGTTACTCAAAAATTATTTGCTCAGTTAATTAAAAAGTACGGAATAACAGTTCCTGATCAGGAAATTAAGGATATAATTTTAGGTAATAATCCACCAGATTTTCTGAAACAGAATTTTATTGATTCACTTGGCAATTTTAACAAGCAACTTTATGATCAAGCAATCTTTGATCCGCAAAATAAAGCTGCATTAGTGCAGGCAGAAGAGTTGGTAAGGCAATCAAGATTAACCCAAAAACTTCAGAGTATGATCTTAGCTTCTGTTACTGTGGGTGAAGATGAAGTTAAAAGGAAATTTAACGAACAGAATATGAAAATAGAGGCTGATTATACTTTAGTTGATATCAACCTTGTTAAAGATGCCGATGTTAAAGTAACTGATGAAGATTTAAAAGCTTATTATGATAAAAACATAAACAACTATAAAGTTCCTCCGCAGAGAAAACTAAAATTTGTAATGTTTTCAAATGTTGCTTCTGCAGAAGATTCACAAATGGTTTTTAATAATTTAGTTAATGTTAAAAAAACTTTGGCTAGTGATACATTGGGTTTTACACAACTTGTTGGCATCTATTCCGAATTCCCATATTCAAAAGACACTGTTTCTGTTTCTACCTTAACCGGAGAAGTTGTTAGTGCATTTAAAAATGCCTCTGTTGGTGATGTGGTTGGACCTTTTGCAACGCCACAAGGATATTCACTTTTTAGATATAATGGATCAGTGCCGACTGGTGAAGTATATGTTAAAGCTTCACATATTTTAATCAATCAATTTGGAAGTGAAGAAAAGAATTTAGAAGAAGCAAATAAACTTTATAACCAATTGGTTGCCGGTGCAAATTTTTCCGCTCTTGCAAAAGAGTTTTCTAAAGATCCCGGAAGTGCAGTAAAAGGAGGAGATTTAGGATATTTTGGTAAAGGAATGATGGTTAAAGAGTTTGAAGACGCATCGTTTAGTGGAAAAGTTGGAGAAGTTCAGAAACCTGTAAAAACTAATTATGGTTATCACATAATAAAGGTAACTGATAGATCAGACAGAAAATATATTGTTGAAAAAATTATAAATCAGGTTAAGCAATCCGCATCAAGCAGGGATAGAAATTTTACTGCGGCTGGTGATTTTGCTTTTCTTGCAAAGAAAAATGATTTTGAGTCTGAAGCAAAATTGGGAAACTATAATGTTCAAGAAACCCCATTGTTCCCTGAACAATCTGGTTCTGTTCCTTCAATTGGTGCAAATAAAAGATTAGTTAAATTTTCATTTGAAAATTCATTAAACACAGTTAGTGATCCTTTCAAAGTACCATCCGGTTATGTGGTGGTTAAGATTACTGAAGTAGATAACGAAAAATTTAGACCTTTTGAAGAATTAAAAGAACAACTAAAACCTGCAGTTATCAGAGAAAAGAAATTTGAAAAGATAAAAACCATTGCTGATAATCTTTACAAAAAAATAAATGGAGACTTAAGTAAAGCTTATTCCATCGATACAAATTTTACTGTAAAACAAACAGGAAGTTTTACACCTCAAGGTGCAATTCCAAATATTGGTAGAGATAATTCGTTCCTTAACACTGCAATGAATTCAGAATTAAATAAAGTTGCTGAACCGGTTAAAGGATTGAGAGGATATTATCTTATAAAAGTTACGAATAGAACGCCATTTGATCAGGCTCTTTATTCCTCACAAAATACAACATTACGCAGTACAATGCTGCAAGAAAAAAGAAGCCGGTTTTTAAATCAATGGGTAACTGAAATAAAAGAAACCGCTGACATAGTAGATAATAGATATATGTTTTTCGGTCAGTAA
- a CDS encoding Crp/Fnr family transcriptional regulator, translating to MLLNNTEFLANVPIFSDLDSETLQKIAKSGVVQSYKKNTVILSEEDTGSALFVITEGKVKISRSSNDEKEVILAILIESDFFGEMSLLDGMARSATVTAVEDSKLFIIQRTEFLDLLSKFPDVSVALLTELTKRLRSATMKIKALSLKDAEGKVATVLLQLADDVGKIRQGIVEIDHLPFQQELANMAGTSRETISRTLHSFAKKGLVELDGSKLRITDYEKFKEMFN from the coding sequence ATTTTGTTAAACAATACAGAGTTCCTTGCGAACGTGCCCATTTTTTCTGATCTGGATTCCGAAACATTACAAAAAATTGCAAAATCAGGAGTGGTTCAATCCTACAAAAAGAACACGGTAATACTTTCTGAGGAAGATACAGGGTCTGCTTTATTTGTTATTACTGAAGGAAAAGTTAAAATTTCACGATCAAGCAACGATGAAAAAGAAGTTATCCTTGCAATTTTAATTGAATCGGATTTCTTTGGTGAGATGTCACTTCTTGATGGTATGGCAAGATCTGCAACGGTAACGGCTGTTGAAGACTCAAAACTATTTATAATTCAAAGAACTGAGTTTTTAGATCTACTCTCTAAATTTCCTGATGTCTCTGTTGCGTTGTTAACAGAACTAACTAAAAGATTAAGAAGTGCAACAATGAAGATTAAAGCACTATCCTTAAAAGATGCTGAAGGAAAAGTAGCAACTGTACTGCTTCAGCTTGCTGATGATGTTGGAAAAATCCGCCAGGGAATTGTTGAAATTGATCATTTACCTTTCCAGCAGGAATTAGCTAATATGGCTGGAACTTCCAGAGAAACTATTTCTCGTACTTTGCATTCATTTGCAAAAAAAGGTTTAGTCGAGTTAGATGGATCTAAACTTAGAATAACTGATTATGAAAAATTTAAAGAAATGTTTAATTGA
- a CDS encoding PHP domain-containing protein has translation MDGKIDLHTHTYFSDGQHSPEELIIKAKESGIEIISITDHDTVDGIVEAVEAGKKYGVEVIPGLEISSDIRDREVHLLAYFFNPLNKELEQYLKFFRAERIKRAITIIEKLKELGLIIELDEVMELARNSAVGRPHIAKVLVKRGLVSNYFEAFSKYIGNGCPAYERKVHVSPRSAFKIINDAGGLSFIAHPGHLPDVIMVELIEAGLDGIEVVHPSHLPHQVKHYRGIVNEYFLLESGGSDFHGGERNDYTNLGKYSVSFSKIEAMRKQILRNTA, from the coding sequence ATGGATGGGAAAATTGATCTACATACACACACTTATTTTTCGGATGGACAGCATTCCCCTGAAGAACTAATCATAAAAGCTAAAGAATCCGGAATTGAAATTATCTCAATTACTGATCACGATACTGTTGATGGAATTGTTGAAGCTGTTGAGGCTGGCAAAAAATATGGTGTTGAGGTCATTCCTGGTTTAGAAATAAGCTCTGATATTAGAGATCGTGAAGTTCATTTACTTGCCTATTTCTTTAATCCTTTAAATAAAGAGTTGGAACAATATCTGAAATTTTTTAGAGCGGAAAGAATTAAGAGGGCTATCACAATAATCGAAAAACTTAAAGAATTGGGACTAATTATTGAATTAGATGAAGTGATGGAACTTGCACGTAATTCAGCCGTCGGAAGACCTCACATCGCTAAAGTTTTAGTAAAGAGAGGATTGGTTTCAAATTATTTTGAGGCTTTCAGTAAGTATATTGGAAATGGATGCCCTGCTTATGAACGAAAAGTACACGTTTCCCCAAGAAGCGCTTTTAAGATCATCAACGATGCAGGCGGTTTATCTTTTATTGCTCATCCGGGACACTTGCCTGATGTAATAATGGTTGAATTAATTGAAGCCGGATTAGATGGAATTGAAGTAGTTCATCCTTCTCACTTACCACATCAAGTAAAACATTACCGAGGAATTGTGAATGAATACTTTTTACTTGAGAGCGGCGGATCCGATTTTCATGGTGGTGAACGAAATGATTATACTAATCTGGGCAAATACTCAGTTTCATTTTCTAAAATAGAAGCAATGAGAAAGCAAATATTAAGGAATACAGCATAA
- a CDS encoding 6,7-dimethyl-8-ribityllumazine synthase produces the protein MTKVIEGKLIGNGKKFAIIFSRFNEFIGESLLKSASDCLIKHGVNENGIDIIKVPGAFEIPAAADRLASKKKYDAIICLGVIIKGATPHFDFVASAASNGISQVSLKYSLPVIFGVLTTDTIEQAIERSGTKAGNKGWDSALTALEMADLFKLI, from the coding sequence ATGACAAAAGTGATTGAAGGAAAACTAATAGGTAATGGAAAAAAGTTTGCAATTATCTTTAGTCGGTTTAATGAATTTATCGGTGAGAGTTTACTCAAATCAGCAAGCGATTGTTTAATAAAACATGGTGTAAATGAAAACGGTATTGATATTATAAAAGTACCCGGAGCGTTTGAAATACCTGCAGCTGCTGATAGATTAGCTTCCAAAAAAAAATATGATGCAATAATCTGTTTGGGTGTAATTATCAAAGGCGCTACTCCACATTTTGATTTTGTAGCCTCAGCCGCCAGCAATGGAATTTCACAAGTGTCTTTAAAATACTCTTTACCGGTAATTTTTGGCGTATTAACCACAGACACAATTGAACAAGCTATAGAAAGATCAGGAACAAAAGCAGGTAATAAAGGATGGGATTCAGCTCTAACTGCACTCGAGATGGCAGATTTGTTTAAATTGATATAG